In Bradyrhizobium guangxiense, the following are encoded in one genomic region:
- a CDS encoding ABC transporter substrate-binding protein — translation MKSALLAAVATSALVLAAPASAQGVKIGILNDQSGVYADYGGKWSVEAAKMAIEDFGGEVLGQKIELVTADHQNKPDLANSIARRWYDVENVDMITELTTSSVALAIHELSKEKKKIDIVVGAATSRLTGDACQPYGFHWAYDTRALGVGTGGALTKAGGDTWFFLTADYAFGYALEKDTSEIVTANGGKVVGSVRVPLNSSDFSSFLLQAQSSKAKIVGLANAGLDTTNSIKQASEFGIVSGGQKLAGLLMTLAEVNGLGLQAAQGLVLTEGYYWDLNDKTRNLGERFLKRTGRMPSMIHAGTYSATLSYLKAVKAAGTKDTEAVAKKLKELPVDDDFAQGGKVLENGRMVHDMYLFEVKKPSESKKPWDYYKLLATVPGDKAFFTTKESGCPLTK, via the coding sequence ATGAAATCAGCACTTTTGGCCGCCGTCGCAACCTCTGCCCTGGTGCTGGCCGCGCCGGCCTCCGCGCAAGGCGTCAAGATCGGCATCCTCAACGACCAGTCCGGCGTCTACGCTGATTACGGCGGCAAATGGTCGGTCGAGGCGGCCAAGATGGCGATCGAGGATTTTGGCGGCGAGGTGCTCGGCCAGAAGATCGAGCTCGTCACCGCCGACCACCAGAACAAGCCTGACCTTGCGAACTCGATCGCGCGGCGCTGGTATGACGTCGAGAACGTCGACATGATCACGGAGCTGACGACCTCCTCGGTCGCGCTCGCGATCCACGAGCTCTCCAAGGAAAAGAAGAAGATCGACATCGTCGTCGGCGCCGCGACCTCGCGCCTGACCGGTGATGCCTGCCAGCCCTATGGCTTCCACTGGGCCTACGACACCCGCGCGCTCGGCGTCGGCACCGGCGGCGCGCTGACCAAGGCCGGCGGCGACACCTGGTTCTTCCTCACCGCGGACTACGCCTTCGGCTACGCGCTGGAGAAGGACACCAGCGAGATCGTCACCGCCAATGGCGGCAAGGTGGTCGGCTCGGTGCGCGTGCCGCTCAACTCCTCGGACTTCTCCTCCTTCCTGCTGCAGGCGCAGAGCTCGAAGGCGAAGATCGTCGGCCTCGCCAATGCCGGACTCGACACCACCAACTCGATCAAGCAGGCGTCCGAGTTCGGCATCGTCTCCGGTGGCCAGAAGCTCGCCGGCCTCCTGATGACGCTCGCCGAAGTGAACGGCCTCGGCTTGCAGGCCGCGCAAGGCCTGGTGCTGACCGAGGGCTATTACTGGGATCTCAACGACAAGACCCGCAATCTCGGCGAACGCTTCCTCAAGCGCACCGGCCGGATGCCGAGCATGATTCACGCCGGCACCTATTCGGCGACACTGAGCTATCTGAAGGCCGTCAAGGCTGCCGGCACCAAGGATACTGAAGCCGTCGCCAAGAAGCTGAAGGAGCTGCCGGTCGACGACGATTTCGCGCAGGGCGGCAAGGTGCTCGAGAACGGGCGCATGGTCCACGACATGTACCTGTTCGAGGTCAAGAAGCCCTCGGAGTCGAAGAAGCCCTGGGACTATTACAAGCTCCTCGCTACCGTCCCCGGCGACAAGGCCTTCTTCACCACCAAGGAAAGCGGCTGCCCGCTGACGAAGTGA
- a CDS encoding ABC transporter ATP-binding protein codes for MLSIRNLSKTFSSAGEPVHVLRGVDLDLRAGERAALTGESGSGKSTLLHLIAGLDAADGGTIRLEDVEVTKLSDAGRAALRRDRIGLVFQQFNLIPSLSVADNLTFQARIADRHDAAWTKELVERLGLGPLLKRYPEQLSGGQQQRVAIGRALATKPSLLLADEPTGNLDEATAEDVLALTRDLVARTGCGFLMVTHSLHLAAQLDRHLTLHAGRIA; via the coding sequence GTGCTGAGCATCCGCAATCTCTCCAAGACCTTCTCCTCGGCCGGCGAACCGGTCCATGTGCTGCGCGGCGTCGATCTCGACCTCAGGGCTGGCGAACGCGCCGCGCTGACCGGCGAATCCGGCAGCGGCAAGAGCACATTGCTGCACCTGATCGCGGGCCTCGACGCCGCCGATGGCGGCACGATCCGGCTGGAGGACGTCGAGGTGACCAAGCTCTCCGACGCAGGGCGCGCGGCCTTGCGGCGCGACCGGATCGGCCTGGTTTTTCAGCAGTTCAACCTGATCCCGAGCCTGTCGGTTGCCGACAATCTGACCTTTCAGGCGCGGATTGCCGACCGTCACGATGCGGCCTGGACCAAGGAGCTGGTCGAACGACTCGGGCTCGGGCCGCTTCTGAAGCGCTATCCCGAGCAATTGTCCGGCGGCCAGCAGCAACGGGTCGCGATCGGCCGGGCCCTCGCCACGAAACCCTCGCTGCTGCTGGCGGACGAGCCGACCGGCAATCTGGACGAGGCCACTGCCGAGGACGTGCTGGCGCTGACGCGTGACCTCGTCGCGCGCACCGGCTGCGGCTTCCTGATGGTGACGCACAGCCTGCATCTGGCAGCTCAGCTCGATCGCCATCTCACCTTGCACGCGGGGCGGATCGCATGA
- a CDS encoding FtsX-like permease family protein, giving the protein MRRALWVLAVLLSHWRRHKMQFATLLVGLIAATALWSGVQAINQQARSAYDRAAATFGGVRTAMLVAPNNATFPQDLFVKLRRAGWPVSPALEGRVQINGRSVRLLGIEPVTLPVDVGNAPRLGASDLSSFVTTPGQTLVARETLRDLQQAEGAAPAISNGAKLPPLRALPQLVPDVVVVDIGVAQRLLNKPDQLSRLLIGKPKSRPAPLASVVGDQLQLVEPTAETELERLTDSFHLNLTAFGLLSFFVGLFIVNSAVGLAFEQRLPMLRTLRACGASARLVNSVLVLELVALALAAGLIGLACGYFIAAALLPDVAASLRGLYGAQIPGQLALRGEWWLAGIGISIAGALVAAAPSLIKAIRMPVLATAQPRAWQQRQRHWLILQSCAACAVFAVALLLLRYGESLIAGFGVLAALMLGAALILPALLELLLLAGQRTARKPLALWFWADSRQQLSGLSLALMALLLALAVNVGVSTMVETFSRTFIGWLNGRLAADVYISASDNAQGTAIRNWLKQRSEVQAILSGGRAETQIQGQPVELLGLPDHALYRERWPLLEAAPRAWTRLVPGNAAFISEQLSRRLNVRVGDVVEVPAPGGSWELDIAGIYADYGNPKGQLTVNVAALLRQFPQTPQTRIGLIVAKENIPGLIAALQTQFALDDRSVADQATVKAESIRIFNRTFAVTSALNAFTLGVAGIALFTSLLTLANSRLPQLAPLWAIGITRPRLAVIELSKTLSVALFTALLAVPLGLVVAWCLIAIVNVKAFGWRLPFHVFPAQLIALVAVALLASLLAALLPVARLARMQPASLVKVFANER; this is encoded by the coding sequence ATGAGACGCGCGCTCTGGGTCCTCGCGGTGCTGCTCAGCCATTGGCGGCGCCACAAGATGCAGTTCGCGACGCTGCTGGTTGGGCTGATCGCGGCGACCGCGCTGTGGAGCGGCGTGCAGGCCATCAACCAGCAGGCCCGCAGCGCCTATGACCGCGCCGCGGCGACGTTCGGCGGTGTCCGCACCGCGATGCTGGTTGCGCCGAACAATGCAACCTTTCCCCAGGACCTGTTCGTAAAGCTCCGCCGCGCCGGCTGGCCGGTGTCGCCGGCATTGGAGGGCCGGGTCCAGATCAACGGACGCTCGGTGCGGCTGCTCGGGATCGAGCCGGTGACGCTGCCGGTGGATGTCGGCAACGCACCGCGCCTCGGCGCCTCGGATCTGAGCAGCTTCGTGACGACGCCGGGCCAGACATTGGTGGCGCGGGAGACGCTGCGCGACCTGCAGCAAGCGGAAGGCGCGGCGCCTGCGATCAGCAACGGCGCCAAACTGCCGCCGCTGCGCGCGCTGCCGCAGCTCGTGCCCGACGTCGTGGTGGTCGATATCGGCGTGGCGCAGCGTCTCCTGAACAAGCCGGATCAGCTGTCGCGGCTGCTGATCGGCAAGCCGAAGAGCAGGCCTGCGCCGCTGGCAAGCGTGGTCGGCGACCAGCTGCAGCTGGTCGAGCCGACGGCCGAGACTGAGCTCGAGCGCCTCACCGACAGCTTTCACCTCAACCTCACGGCGTTCGGCCTGCTGTCGTTCTTCGTCGGCCTCTTCATCGTCAATTCGGCGGTCGGCCTCGCCTTCGAGCAGCGGCTGCCGATGCTGCGCACCTTGCGCGCCTGCGGCGCCTCGGCCCGGCTCGTCAACAGCGTACTGGTGCTCGAGCTGGTGGCGCTGGCCCTCGCCGCCGGGCTGATCGGGCTCGCGTGCGGCTATTTCATCGCCGCAGCGCTGCTCCCCGACGTCGCAGCATCGCTGCGCGGGCTCTACGGCGCGCAGATTCCGGGGCAGCTTGCCTTGCGGGGCGAATGGTGGCTCGCCGGCATCGGCATCAGCATCGCCGGCGCGCTGGTTGCGGCGGCGCCCAGCCTGATCAAGGCGATCAGAATGCCGGTGCTGGCGACGGCGCAGCCGCGCGCCTGGCAGCAGCGGCAGCGCCACTGGCTGATCCTGCAGAGCTGTGCGGCCTGCGCCGTGTTCGCGGTCGCGCTGCTGCTGCTTCGCTATGGCGAATCCCTGATCGCGGGATTTGGCGTGCTGGCGGCCTTGATGCTCGGCGCGGCCCTGATCCTGCCGGCCTTGCTCGAACTGCTCCTGCTCGCAGGCCAACGCACCGCGCGAAAACCCCTTGCGCTGTGGTTCTGGGCCGACAGCCGGCAACAGCTCTCCGGCCTGTCGCTGGCGCTGATGGCGCTGCTGCTCGCGCTCGCCGTCAATGTCGGCGTCTCCACCATGGTGGAAACCTTCAGCCGCACCTTCATCGGCTGGCTCAACGGCCGGCTCGCGGCCGATGTCTATATCAGCGCCTCCGACAATGCGCAGGGCACGGCGATCCGCAACTGGCTGAAGCAGCGCAGCGAGGTGCAGGCGATCCTGTCGGGCGGCCGCGCCGAAACGCAGATACAGGGCCAGCCGGTGGAGCTGCTCGGCCTGCCCGACCACGCGCTCTATCGCGAGCGCTGGCCGCTGTTGGAGGCCGCCCCGCGCGCCTGGACCCGGCTCGTGCCTGGCAACGCCGCCTTCATCAGCGAGCAGCTGAGCCGCCGCCTGAATGTGCGCGTCGGCGACGTCGTCGAGGTGCCAGCGCCGGGCGGCAGCTGGGAGCTCGACATCGCTGGCATCTATGCCGATTACGGCAATCCCAAGGGACAGCTGACCGTGAACGTCGCTGCGCTGCTGCGGCAATTCCCGCAGACGCCGCAGACGCGGATCGGCCTGATCGTCGCCAAAGAGAATATTCCCGGCCTGATCGCGGCCCTGCAGACGCAGTTCGCGCTCGACGACCGCAGCGTCGCCGACCAGGCGACGGTCAAGGCGGAATCGATCCGCATCTTCAACCGCACCTTCGCGGTCACCTCTGCGCTGAATGCGTTCACGCTCGGCGTTGCCGGGATCGCGCTCTTCACCAGCCTATTGACACTGGCGAATTCCCGCCTGCCGCAACTCGCACCGCTATGGGCGATCGGCATCACGCGGCCACGGCTTGCCGTGATCGAATTGAGCAAGACGCTGTCGGTGGCGCTGTTCACGGCGCTGCTGGCGGTGCCGCTCGGCCTGGTCGTGGCGTGGTGCCTGATCGCGATCGTGAACGTGAAGGCGTTCGGCTGGCGGCTGCCTTTCCATGTGTTTCCGGCGCAATTGATCGCCCTGGTCGCAGTGGCGCTGCTGGCCTCGCTGCTTGCGGCCCTGTTGCCGGTGGCGCGGCTGGCGCGGATGCAGCCGGCAAGCCTCGTCAAGGTGTTCGCCAATGAGCGCTGA
- a CDS encoding MFS transporter, translating to MSAQGTPGAAGRTAGELKGSARPSPKGAWTVTFLLFLFMVVNFADKIVVGLAGVPIMTDMKLNPEQFGFLGQSFFFLFSISAIVVGFIVNKVPTRWVLLTLAVIWALAQFPMVGTVSFTTLLICRIVLGAGEGPAFSVAAHAIYKWFPDEKRTLPTAILSQGSAFGVILAVPALNWVIVNHSWHYAFGALGVVGLIWVCAWLALGKEGPLEDTQVLAASEQKIPYLQLLTSRTFIGCVAATFGAYWALSLGLTWFTPFIVQGLGFSQSQAGFISILPWVFGATIVILTGWTSQVMMARGYTTRISRGVLGSVPLIIGGLILAGMAHVEGAGLQIALLVVGSGLCGAIYVVCPPMLGEFTPVSQRGAVIAIYGALYTLAGMIAPGVMGAVIQRAGSMHDGYITGFTINAVVMAGSGVIGLLLLWPNTEKARLTRGAAAQAAPLKGAVSPT from the coding sequence ATGAGCGCTCAGGGAACGCCCGGTGCGGCGGGCAGGACGGCAGGGGAATTGAAGGGTTCGGCAAGGCCATCGCCGAAAGGCGCCTGGACCGTCACGTTTCTCCTCTTTCTCTTCATGGTCGTGAACTTTGCCGACAAGATCGTCGTCGGCCTCGCCGGCGTGCCGATCATGACCGACATGAAACTTAACCCCGAGCAATTCGGCTTCCTCGGCCAATCGTTCTTCTTCCTGTTCTCGATCTCGGCCATCGTCGTCGGCTTCATCGTCAACAAGGTGCCGACGCGCTGGGTGCTCCTGACGCTGGCGGTGATCTGGGCGCTGGCGCAGTTTCCGATGGTCGGCACCGTCTCCTTCACCACGCTCCTGATCTGCCGCATCGTGCTGGGCGCCGGCGAAGGTCCGGCCTTCTCGGTCGCCGCACACGCGATCTACAAATGGTTCCCCGACGAGAAGCGCACGTTGCCGACCGCGATCCTGTCGCAGGGCTCGGCCTTCGGCGTCATCCTGGCGGTGCCCGCGCTGAACTGGGTCATCGTCAATCATTCCTGGCACTATGCCTTCGGCGCGCTCGGTGTCGTCGGTCTGATCTGGGTCTGTGCCTGGCTCGCGCTCGGCAAGGAAGGGCCGCTGGAGGATACCCAGGTCCTGGCCGCGAGCGAGCAGAAGATCCCTTATCTGCAGCTTCTCACCTCGCGCACCTTCATCGGCTGTGTCGCAGCAACCTTCGGCGCCTATTGGGCGCTGTCGCTCGGCCTCACCTGGTTCACGCCCTTCATCGTCCAGGGACTCGGCTTCTCGCAGAGCCAGGCCGGCTTCATCTCGATCCTGCCCTGGGTGTTCGGCGCCACGATCGTCATCCTCACCGGCTGGACCTCGCAGGTCATGATGGCGCGCGGCTACACCACGCGTATCTCGCGCGGCGTGCTCGGTTCGGTGCCGCTGATCATCGGCGGCCTGATCCTCGCCGGGATGGCGCATGTCGAGGGTGCCGGCCTGCAGATCGCGCTGCTTGTCGTCGGCTCCGGACTCTGCGGCGCGATTTACGTGGTCTGCCCGCCGATGCTCGGCGAGTTCACCCCGGTCTCGCAGCGCGGCGCGGTGATCGCCATCTACGGCGCGCTCTACACGTTGGCGGGAATGATTGCGCCGGGCGTGATGGGCGCCGTGATCCAGCGCGCCGGCAGCATGCACGACGGTTACATTACCGGCTTCACCATCAACGCCGTGGTCATGGCCGGTTCCGGCGTCATCGGCCTGCTGTTGCTCTGGCCGAACACGGAGAAGGCCAGGCTGACGCGTGGTGCGGCGGCGCAAGCAGCGCCGCTGAAGGGCGCGGTGTCGCCGACGTAA
- a CDS encoding lipocalin-like domain-containing protein: MSADRISRRAFAGGIAALVLARRAAAQGYAGLGETADGFAKVTPGKTFAFPEDHGPHPEFRIEWWYLTANLVDGSGAACGLQWTLFRQAAQPGPQGEGWANQQVWMAHAAVTRADTHRFNEVFSRGGVGQAGVTAKPFAAWIDDWGMTGSERTDDHTLAPLALKASSTDFSYALTLEADRPVVLQGDRGYSRKSERGQASYYYSQPFYRARGTLAIDDKPVAVSGQAWMDREWSSQPLDADQTGWDWLSLHLSSGDKLMLYRLRQKDGQNYPFGNWISASGETQMIAGGDIQMIPKATAEVAGRRLPLEWQISIPARSFSILCKPLNPRAWMGTGFAYWEGPISFAGTHDGVGYLELTGY, from the coding sequence ATGAGCGCTGATCGCATCTCGCGTCGCGCCTTCGCGGGCGGCATCGCCGCGCTGGTGCTCGCTCGCCGCGCCGCCGCGCAGGGCTACGCCGGGCTCGGCGAAACCGCGGACGGATTTGCCAAGGTGACGCCGGGAAAGACGTTCGCCTTTCCGGAAGATCACGGCCCACATCCGGAGTTTCGGATCGAGTGGTGGTATCTCACGGCAAACCTCGTCGACGGCAGCGGCGCGGCTTGCGGCCTGCAATGGACGCTATTCCGCCAGGCGGCGCAGCCGGGCCCGCAAGGCGAAGGCTGGGCCAATCAGCAGGTGTGGATGGCCCATGCCGCGGTGACGCGCGCCGACACCCACCGCTTCAACGAAGTCTTTTCACGCGGCGGCGTCGGCCAGGCCGGGGTCACGGCAAAGCCGTTCGCGGCCTGGATCGACGATTGGGGGATGACGGGGTCCGAACGCACCGATGATCACACCCTGGCGCCGCTGGCGCTGAAGGCATCCAGCACCGATTTCAGCTACGCACTGACGCTGGAGGCCGATCGTCCGGTCGTCCTGCAGGGCGATCGCGGCTACAGCCGGAAGTCGGAGCGTGGCCAGGCATCCTATTATTACAGCCAGCCGTTCTACCGCGCCCGCGGCACGCTCGCCATCGACGACAAGCCGGTCGCTGTCTCGGGCCAGGCCTGGATGGACCGCGAATGGAGCAGCCAGCCGCTCGATGCCGATCAGACCGGCTGGGACTGGCTGTCGCTGCATCTGTCGTCGGGCGACAAGCTGATGCTGTACCGGCTGCGACAGAAGGACGGCCAAAACTATCCGTTCGGCAATTGGATCAGCGCCTCGGGCGAGACGCAGATGATCGCGGGCGGGGACATCCAGATGATCCCGAAAGCGACGGCAGAGGTCGCGGGACGCCGGCTGCCGTTAGAATGGCAGATTTCGATCCCGGCGCGGTCGTTCTCGATTCTCTGCAAGCCGCTCAATCCCAGGGCCTGGATGGGGACCGGCTTCGCCTATTGGGAGGGACCGATCAGCTTTGCCGGCACGCATGACGGCGTTGGCTATCTCGAGCTGACCGGCTATTGA
- a CDS encoding MAPEG family protein: MYHLTALVTLLAIAFYFFTAINVSRSRTKTGVKVPAMSGHPDFERAFRIQMNTLEWMPIFLPALWLFAVYIGDAIAAGIGAIWIIGRIVYFIGYSKAAAKRGPGFAIQGIAAMALWAGALGAVVLRLV, from the coding sequence ATGTATCACCTCACCGCCCTCGTCACGCTGCTGGCGATCGCATTCTATTTCTTCACCGCCATCAACGTCTCGCGCTCGCGCACCAAGACCGGTGTCAAAGTGCCCGCGATGTCGGGCCATCCGGATTTCGAACGCGCCTTCCGCATCCAGATGAACACGCTGGAATGGATGCCGATCTTCCTGCCGGCGCTCTGGCTGTTCGCGGTCTATATCGGCGATGCCATTGCGGCGGGGATCGGTGCGATCTGGATCATCGGCCGCATCGTCTACTTCATCGGCTATTCGAAAGCCGCGGCGAAGCGCGGCCCGGGTTTTGCGATCCAGGGCATCGCCGCGATGGCGCTGTGGGCGGGGGCGCTGGGGGCGGTGGTGTTGCGGCTGGTGTGA